The Virgibacillus dokdonensis genome includes a window with the following:
- a CDS encoding DRTGG domain-containing protein, producing the protein MKSKHEQIIEHIHSLDVGHKISVRQIAKDLHVSDGTAYRAIKDAENKGLVSTIERVGTIRIEQKKKDNFEQLTFAELINIVEGHVLGGREGLHKTLNKFVIGAMQLEDMMRYTEADALLIVGNRTKAHELAIKEGAAVLITGGFDTTEDIKRLADERKLPIISTSYDTFTVAAMINRAIYDQLIKKEIVLVEDIYTPYEKAFYLKEGNEVEDWYALNNYSKHTRFPVVDDRRRVLGIVTSKDVVGKSNDTSISKVMSKQPKTVQTNISLASVAHLMVWEGIEVIPVTDEQNHLQGIISRQDVLKALQQNQRQPQIGETIDDIVSRNIVESESEPGVFETKVAPQMTNQLGTLSSGVCTALMTEASRRLLLQDKKGDLVAENLTIYFIKPLQIDSTLRIKPKLLEIGRVYAKIDIEVYEEQQLASKGLLMAQLMNR; encoded by the coding sequence ATGAAAAGTAAACATGAACAAATTATCGAGCATATTCATTCTTTAGACGTAGGTCATAAAATTTCAGTTAGACAAATTGCTAAAGATTTGCACGTGAGTGATGGAACAGCTTATCGTGCCATTAAAGATGCAGAAAATAAAGGACTCGTTAGTACGATAGAACGTGTAGGCACAATCCGAATTGAACAAAAGAAAAAAGATAATTTTGAACAATTGACTTTTGCTGAATTGATCAATATTGTAGAAGGGCATGTTCTAGGCGGAAGAGAAGGGTTACACAAAACTTTAAATAAATTTGTTATAGGAGCCATGCAGCTAGAAGACATGATGCGATATACAGAGGCAGATGCCTTGTTAATTGTAGGTAACCGTACAAAAGCACATGAACTAGCTATTAAAGAAGGAGCCGCAGTCTTAATTACGGGAGGCTTTGATACGACAGAAGACATAAAAAGGTTGGCCGATGAAAGAAAATTGCCTATCATTTCAACCAGTTATGATACATTTACGGTAGCTGCAATGATAAATAGAGCGATCTATGACCAATTAATAAAAAAGGAAATTGTGTTGGTAGAGGATATTTATACACCTTATGAAAAAGCTTTTTACCTAAAAGAAGGTAACGAGGTAGAGGATTGGTATGCCTTAAATAATTATTCAAAGCATACGCGTTTTCCGGTTGTAGACGATCGGAGGAGGGTTTTAGGTATCGTCACGTCAAAGGATGTGGTTGGGAAATCGAATGATACTTCCATTAGTAAGGTGATGAGTAAACAGCCTAAAACCGTCCAAACGAATATTTCTTTAGCTTCTGTCGCTCACCTAATGGTATGGGAAGGAATTGAAGTGATCCCTGTAACAGATGAGCAAAATCATTTACAGGGAATAATATCTAGGCAAGACGTATTAAAAGCGCTTCAACAAAATCAACGTCAACCCCAGATTGGTGAGACGATTGATGATATTGTGTCGCGAAACATAGTAGAATCAGAGAGTGAACCCGGTGTTTTTGAAACGAAAGTTGCCCCGCAAATGACTAATCAACTCGGAACATTGTCAAGTGGTGTTTGTACAGCTTTAATGACAGAAGCGAGCAGGAGATTATTGCTACAGGATAAAAAAGGAGACTTAGTAGCCGAAAATTTAACGATTTATTTTATTAAGCCCCTGCAAATTGATAGCACGTTACGTATCAAGCCTAAATTATTAGAAATTGGTAGAGTGTATGCTAAGATTGATATTGAAGTATATGAGGAACAGCAACTTGCCAGTAAAGGATTATTAATGGCTCAATTAATGAATCGTTAA
- a CDS encoding DHH family phosphoesterase → MFLKNILALIQQYSTVIIHRHVRPDPDAIGSQVGLKELVKHSFPDKEVYAVGEEEASLSFLAKMDIISDEQYEGALVVVCDTANRERISDQRFTLGDKIIKIDHHPNVDEYGDIQWVDTKASSTSEMIYELYTSSENNRFTLTDDVARLLYAGIVGDTGRFLYPSTTEKTFKAAAELITHHFDRSVIYDNLYSMQHNLVKLKGYIYQQFYIDDTGMAYVKLTKELLRQYGIDPNETSQLVSTLGDVKGIVAWVVFVEEEKSIRVRLRSKGPSINELATKYNGGGHPMASGATVITWEEADQVIADLQMIVEAYEA, encoded by the coding sequence ATCTTTTTGAAGAATATATTAGCGTTAATTCAACAATATTCTACCGTTATCATTCATCGACATGTGCGACCAGACCCTGATGCAATTGGCTCTCAAGTGGGGTTAAAGGAATTAGTTAAGCATTCTTTTCCTGATAAAGAAGTTTATGCAGTCGGAGAAGAAGAAGCTTCTTTATCCTTTTTGGCAAAAATGGATATAATCTCTGATGAACAATATGAAGGTGCGCTTGTTGTTGTATGTGATACAGCAAATAGGGAACGGATTTCTGATCAGCGATTTACTTTAGGAGACAAGATTATTAAAATTGATCACCATCCGAATGTCGATGAATATGGAGACATACAATGGGTGGATACAAAAGCAAGCTCTACAAGCGAAATGATTTACGAACTTTATACATCTTCTGAAAATAACAGATTTACACTTACGGATGATGTTGCCCGTCTGTTGTATGCTGGCATTGTAGGAGATACAGGAAGATTTTTATATCCAAGTACTACGGAGAAGACATTTAAAGCTGCTGCGGAGCTGATTACGCATCACTTTGACCGTTCTGTTATATACGACAATTTGTATAGCATGCAACACAATTTAGTCAAATTGAAAGGATACATATACCAACAATTTTATATAGATGACACTGGAATGGCTTATGTAAAATTAACCAAAGAGTTATTGCGACAATACGGTATTGATCCAAATGAAACGAGTCAGTTGGTTAGTACTTTGGGAGATGTGAAGGGGATTGTTGCATGGGTTGTTTTTGTTGAAGAAGAAAAAAGCATTCGCGTTCGATTAAGGTCTAAAGGGCCAAGCATTAATGAATTAGCAACCAAGTACAATGGTGGCGGTCATCCAATGGCCTCTGGTGCGACTGTAATAACGTGGGAAGAGGCAGATCAAGTAATTGCTGATTTACAGATGATAGTGGAAGCTTACGAAGCGTAG
- a CDS encoding class I SAM-dependent methyltransferase: MKNSKSNVETLYSWIDEITTTIQEYVNETYLDSLIYAQECIFHCTPTINHDEQLTHKLETLLQTTSIADYTVEEIRKANQLAILKGMKGSIQAQHMMTPETIALIIAYLSNKLMEGQKSIRIFDPASGTGNLLTTVYSQLPQDKEAYASEVDPTLIQLGVWNANLQKQQIEFFHQDSLQPFLLDPVDLVVADLPVGYYPDDMQASRFELQAKEGHSYAHHLFMEQSLKYTVDGAYLLFVIPEFLFESDQADQLKKFLHEHAHIVGLLGLPDTAFQTDKQKKSILILQKKGHHTTTPKQPLLVKMPSFSNTNAMGDILGQINNWFQTYKKRS, encoded by the coding sequence ATGAAGAATTCAAAATCAAATGTAGAGACACTTTATAGTTGGATAGATGAGATTACTACAACTATCCAAGAATATGTGAATGAAACTTATTTAGACAGCTTGATATATGCACAAGAATGTATTTTTCACTGCACACCTACGATAAATCATGACGAACAACTAACTCATAAGCTGGAAACATTATTACAAACCACATCCATAGCTGACTATACAGTTGAAGAGATTAGAAAGGCAAATCAGCTAGCAATATTAAAAGGAATGAAAGGCTCAATTCAAGCACAGCATATGATGACTCCTGAAACAATTGCTTTAATTATTGCTTATCTAAGCAACAAACTAATGGAAGGGCAAAAATCAATTCGTATTTTTGATCCAGCAAGCGGTACTGGAAACTTGTTGACAACTGTGTATAGCCAACTTCCTCAAGATAAAGAAGCGTATGCAAGTGAAGTCGATCCAACATTAATTCAACTAGGTGTATGGAATGCCAATCTACAAAAGCAGCAAATTGAATTTTTTCACCAAGATAGTTTGCAACCTTTTTTACTAGACCCGGTTGATTTAGTTGTAGCAGATTTACCAGTGGGCTATTATCCTGACGACATGCAGGCGTCACGCTTTGAATTACAAGCAAAAGAAGGACATTCCTATGCACATCATTTATTTATGGAGCAAAGTCTTAAATATACTGTAGATGGAGCATATCTTTTATTTGTTATTCCTGAGTTTTTGTTTGAAAGTGATCAAGCAGATCAATTAAAGAAATTTTTACATGAACATGCACATATTGTAGGACTACTAGGTTTACCTGATACAGCATTCCAAACAGATAAACAAAAAAAGAGTATTTTAATTTTACAAAAAAAAGGTCACCATACCACCACTCCTAAACAACCATTATTGGTGAAAATGCCTTCTTTTTCAAATACCAATGCAATGGGAGATATTTTAGGTCAAATAAATAATTGGTTCCAAACGTATAAAAAGAGGAGTTGA
- a CDS encoding M24 family metallopeptidase, which translates to MEQRVETLLHHMDQQHMESILITSPANVYYITNYFTDPHERLVAVYLRKHDDPILVLPAMEEADAKNAGWKHSIISYQDHENPWEMLSKVIKQNETIPKTIGVEFNHFTLDRQTMLQQILPQTEIRQAEALLAQLRLIKNEYEYKRLKTAAELADFGIKTGVEAIKEGITELEIVAKIEFELKKQGVQAMSFSTIVLSGTKTASPHGNPSLKKITKGDLVLFDLGVVYEGYCSDITRTVAFKSITKEQDRIYNNVLHAQQKTIETAKAGVAVGKLDQVARNEINSNGYGDYFTHRIGHGLGIQTHEYPSMHSDNTLPLQENMCFTVEPGIYVPNIGGVRIEDMLFIKESDPKVLTQFPKELIIVD; encoded by the coding sequence ATGGAACAAAGAGTCGAAACACTTTTACACCATATGGATCAGCAGCATATGGAAAGTATTTTAATCACGTCACCAGCAAATGTATATTACATAACGAATTACTTTACTGACCCACATGAACGTCTAGTTGCTGTATATTTACGTAAGCATGATGACCCTATTCTCGTCCTTCCTGCAATGGAGGAAGCAGATGCTAAAAACGCAGGTTGGAAACACTCTATTATTTCGTATCAAGATCACGAAAACCCTTGGGAAATGTTATCTAAAGTAATAAAGCAAAACGAAACTATTCCGAAAACAATTGGTGTGGAGTTTAATCATTTTACATTAGACCGTCAAACTATGCTGCAACAGATTTTACCACAAACAGAAATTAGACAAGCTGAAGCGTTATTAGCTCAATTAAGGCTTATTAAAAACGAATATGAATACAAAAGGCTTAAAACAGCAGCAGAACTTGCCGATTTTGGTATAAAAACAGGGGTTGAGGCAATAAAGGAAGGGATAACGGAATTAGAAATTGTCGCTAAAATTGAATTTGAACTAAAAAAACAAGGTGTGCAAGCGATGTCGTTTTCCACGATCGTTCTATCAGGTACAAAAACAGCCTCTCCTCATGGGAACCCATCGTTGAAAAAAATAACTAAAGGTGATTTGGTTTTATTTGACTTAGGCGTTGTATATGAAGGTTATTGTTCTGATATTACAAGAACAGTTGCCTTTAAATCGATTACCAAGGAACAAGATCGTATCTATAACAATGTGTTACATGCACAACAAAAAACGATAGAAACAGCAAAAGCAGGTGTTGCTGTAGGGAAATTAGATCAAGTCGCACGAAACGAAATAAACTCAAATGGATATGGGGACTATTTCACACATCGAATTGGGCACGGTTTAGGTATTCAAACTCACGAATATCCATCTATGCATAGTGATAACACGTTACCATTGCAGGAAAATATGTGCTTTACTGTTGAGCCAGGAATCTACGTACCTAATATTGGAGGTGTACGGATAGAAGATATGCTGTTTATCAAAGAAAGTGATCCAAAAGTTTTAACGCAATTTCCAAAGGAATTAATAATTGTTGATTAG
- a CDS encoding acetate kinase, producing MSNVLAINAGSSSLKFQLIKMPEETVLAKGLVERIGLHEAIFEMKAQEKKEKFVGDIPNHEEAVRKLLEGLKKSGVITSLDQINAVGHRIVHGGEKFSDSVLITEHVIQGIEEISELAPLHNPAHLTGIHAFRHILPEVPMVAVFDTAFHQTMPPSSYLYSLPYNYYEDYGIRKYGFHGTSHKYVSQRAAELLGAPLENLRLISCHLGNGSSIAAIQGGKSLDTSMGFTPLAGLTMGTRSGDIDPALIPYIMEKTGKSASEVVHVLNKESGMLALSGFSSDLRDIEQKAEEDTRAKLALDVFAERIHKYLGSYAAKMSGVDAIIFTAGVGENSVLIREKVLRGLEFMGVYWDPTLNNTRGKEQFVNYPHSPVKVIIIPTNEEVMIARDTVRLTESI from the coding sequence ATGAGTAACGTATTGGCTATTAATGCCGGTAGTTCATCTTTGAAATTCCAACTAATAAAAATGCCAGAAGAAACGGTTCTTGCTAAAGGGCTTGTAGAAAGAATTGGTCTTCATGAAGCTATCTTTGAAATGAAAGCACAAGAGAAAAAAGAGAAATTCGTAGGTGATATTCCTAATCATGAAGAAGCTGTAAGGAAATTATTAGAAGGTTTGAAAAAATCAGGCGTCATTACGTCACTTGATCAAATTAATGCAGTAGGTCATCGTATTGTTCATGGAGGAGAAAAATTTAGCGATTCTGTGTTAATAACTGAACATGTTATTCAAGGAATTGAAGAAATTTCTGAATTGGCTCCTTTGCACAATCCAGCACATTTAACAGGCATTCATGCATTTCGCCATATCTTGCCAGAAGTGCCTATGGTTGCTGTGTTTGATACTGCATTTCATCAAACAATGCCGCCTTCATCTTACTTATATAGTTTGCCATATAATTATTATGAAGATTATGGTATTCGTAAATATGGTTTCCATGGAACATCGCATAAATACGTTTCCCAGCGTGCAGCAGAATTGTTAGGTGCGCCACTTGAAAATTTAAGGTTAATCTCTTGTCACTTAGGAAATGGGTCTAGTATCGCTGCTATTCAAGGTGGAAAATCACTTGATACGTCAATGGGATTCACACCACTAGCTGGTTTAACAATGGGGACTCGCTCTGGAGACATTGATCCAGCACTTATACCATATATTATGGAAAAAACAGGGAAATCAGCTTCAGAAGTCGTTCATGTGCTAAATAAAGAAAGTGGTATGTTAGCTCTATCTGGTTTTTCTAGTGATTTAAGGGACATTGAGCAAAAGGCTGAAGAGGATACTAGAGCTAAGCTAGCATTAGATGTATTTGCTGAACGTATCCATAAATACTTAGGTTCTTATGCAGCTAAAATGAGTGGCGTCGATGCCATCATTTTCACAGCTGGTGTTGGAGAAAACAGTGTATTAATTCGAGAAAAAGTTTTACGCGGCTTAGAGTTTATGGGTGTATACTGGGACCCTACATTGAATAACACACGAGGAAAAGAACAATTTGTTAATTATCCTCATTCCCCTGTAAAAGTAATCATTATTCCTACAAATGAAGAAGTAATGATTGCAAGGGATACAGTTCGACTAACAGAATCAATTTAA
- a CDS encoding metal-dependent hydrolase — MKISYHGHSVVQVETDEHNILIDPFISGNEACDLDAETVSPDYILLTHGHNDHVGDTISIAKRTNAMVIAPNELAEFLGIKGLQVHPMHIGGKNSFDFGTVKFTQAFHGSAYTEEDGSIVYTGMPAGILLTVEGKTIYHAGDTGLFSDLKLIGEMNDIELAFIPIGDNFTMGPEDALIAAKWVGAKTVVPIHYNTFPVIEQDAAAFAKQVEPGNGKVMKIGEALHL, encoded by the coding sequence GTGAAAATATCTTATCATGGTCATTCTGTTGTACAAGTTGAAACCGATGAGCACAACATATTGATTGACCCATTCATTTCAGGAAATGAGGCATGTGATTTAGATGCTGAAACCGTTTCTCCAGATTACATTTTATTAACACATGGTCATAACGATCATGTGGGTGATACGATTTCGATTGCTAAGCGAACAAATGCAATGGTTATTGCGCCAAATGAATTAGCTGAATTTTTAGGAATAAAAGGTTTGCAAGTGCATCCAATGCATATCGGTGGGAAAAATAGCTTTGATTTCGGTACGGTAAAGTTTACACAAGCCTTCCACGGGTCAGCTTATACAGAAGAAGATGGCTCCATTGTTTATACTGGAATGCCCGCTGGTATATTACTTACTGTTGAAGGAAAAACCATTTACCATGCTGGAGATACAGGACTTTTCTCTGATTTAAAATTAATTGGTGAAATGAACGATATAGAGCTAGCATTTATTCCAATTGGGGATAATTTTACGATGGGTCCAGAAGACGCTCTCATTGCTGCGAAATGGGTGGGGGCTAAAACAGTTGTGCCAATTCATTACAATACTTTCCCCGTTATTGAACAAGATGCAGCTGCTTTTGCAAAGCAAGTCGAGCCTGGTAATGGAAAGGTAATGAAGATTGGTGAAGCTTTACATCTGTAA
- a CDS encoding universal stress protein — translation MEYKNIVVAVDGSEASEKAFKKSLAIAKRNNDARLILAHVVDSRTFATAEAYDRTLAERADEYAKELLDTYVDNAKGAGVDDLVRCVEYGSPKVKIAKDIAKQFEADLIICGATGMNAVERFLIGSVSENITRYATCDVLVVR, via the coding sequence GTGGAATATAAAAATATTGTTGTTGCTGTAGATGGATCTGAAGCATCTGAAAAAGCATTTAAGAAATCACTCGCTATCGCCAAAAGGAATAACGATGCAAGGCTCATTCTAGCACATGTTGTTGATTCTCGAACATTTGCTACTGCAGAAGCATACGATCGTACTTTAGCAGAAAGAGCAGATGAGTATGCAAAAGAGCTACTAGATACTTATGTTGATAACGCTAAAGGAGCGGGAGTGGACGATTTAGTACGTTGTGTGGAATATGGATCTCCGAAAGTAAAAATCGCAAAAGATATTGCCAAACAATTTGAAGCAGATTTAATTATTTGTGGAGCAACAGGTATGAACGCGGTAGAAAGATTTTTAATTGGAAGCGTATCCGAAAACATTACTCGTTACGCTACATGTGACGTTCTTGTCGTTCGATAA
- a CDS encoding YtpI family protein → MFIFAVITVTAFVLWIYYKVAILNTKDGLKQAYFNAKSRICLGSFLVAFTINQYIYYETRISLFVGIVFLVFAIPLISRGIKEVKHYKSEWKRLNMSQ, encoded by the coding sequence ATGTTTATTTTTGCAGTAATTACCGTCACAGCATTTGTGCTTTGGATTTATTACAAAGTAGCTATTTTAAACACCAAAGACGGCTTAAAACAAGCTTATTTTAACGCAAAATCACGTATTTGTTTAGGTAGCTTCCTCGTAGCCTTTACGATTAATCAATACATTTATTACGAAACACGTATTTCACTATTCGTTGGAATTGTATTTCTTGTTTTTGCTATTCCCCTTATTAGTCGAGGAATCAAAGAAGTTAAACATTATAAAAGTGAATGGAAGCGATTAAACATGTCCCAATGA
- a CDS encoding prepilin peptidase, producing MEIVRLLFFSLSGFIFGSFFVVVGLRLPKQQPFTTERSCCPNCCIRLSWFELIPVLSYAFLKRSCRHCKNKISSIYPIIEILTAAMFTISYSIIGWNPELVVALLVSSLLIICLVSDIFYMVIPNQLLLFFLPVFMLLRVLEPLDPWWDTFQGGLVGLLIPLLVVIVSHGGMGMGDVKLFGLLGIVLGTTNLVLSFVLASIIGSIIGLVLLAYNQISLGKPTPFAPYIVIGTWIAYFYGDAMIHWYMTRFFTLH from the coding sequence GTGGAAATAGTTCGACTGTTATTTTTCTCATTAAGCGGTTTTATATTTGGATCTTTCTTTGTTGTTGTTGGTCTTCGTTTGCCGAAGCAGCAGCCGTTTACAACAGAGCGATCATGCTGTCCCAATTGTTGTATAAGGCTAAGCTGGTTTGAATTAATTCCTGTTTTATCCTATGCTTTTTTAAAACGTAGTTGCAGACATTGTAAAAATAAAATTTCCTCCATATATCCTATCATTGAAATATTGACTGCAGCCATGTTTACGATAAGCTATTCTATCATTGGTTGGAACCCGGAATTAGTTGTTGCTTTATTAGTTAGCTCATTACTTATCATTTGCCTCGTATCTGATATTTTCTACATGGTTATTCCCAATCAGTTACTATTATTTTTTCTTCCAGTGTTTATGTTGTTGCGTGTCCTAGAGCCGCTAGATCCTTGGTGGGATACATTTCAAGGTGGGCTAGTAGGTTTGCTTATCCCGTTATTGGTGGTTATTGTAAGCCACGGCGGGATGGGAATGGGGGATGTGAAATTATTTGGATTACTTGGCATCGTGTTAGGTACTACCAACCTTGTTCTCAGTTTCGTCCTTGCAAGTATTATTGGATCAATCATTGGTTTAGTGTTACTAGCATATAATCAAATAAGCTTAGGTAAGCCAACACCATTTGCTCCTTATATAGTAATCGGGACATGGATTGCTTATTTCTATGGAGATGCGATGATACATTGGTATATGACACGTTTTTTTACGCTACATTAA
- a CDS encoding YtrH family sporulation protein, producing the protein MEERFFETFIHCYFIAFGVVIGGSILGSVGAFITGNAPLTEIGRIAVQLRIWAIVAAIGGTFDAIANFERGIYDGSTMDLFKQALFILSAMGGVKTAILLLNWLTQEDIA; encoded by the coding sequence ATGGAAGAACGCTTTTTTGAAACATTTATTCATTGTTATTTTATAGCTTTTGGCGTAGTTATTGGCGGATCCATCCTCGGAAGTGTAGGTGCATTTATTACAGGAAACGCGCCGTTAACAGAGATCGGGCGAATCGCAGTGCAGTTAAGAATATGGGCTATCGTAGCAGCTATTGGAGGAACATTTGATGCAATAGCAAATTTTGAAAGAGGCATTTATGACGGCTCTACCATGGACTTATTTAAACAAGCGTTATTTATCCTATCTGCAATGGGAGGAGTAAAAACAGCTATTTTACTTCTGAATTGGTTAACACAGGAGGATATAGCATAA
- the ald gene encoding alanine dehydrogenase: MNIGVPKEIKNNENRVAMAPSGVLTLTKAGHQIFMETNAGLGSGFSDEQYVNAGATIVSSPKEAWSQEMVMKVKEPLPEEYSYFYEGQILFTYLHLAAEAELTKELVNKKVTAIAYETVQLPNNTLPLLTPMSEVAGKMASQIGAQFLEKTKGGKGILLSGIPGVRRAKITIIGGGVVGTNAAKIAVGLGADVTLIDLNPERLRQLDDIFGFSINTMMSNPMNISLALAESDLVIGAVLIPGAKAPKLVTEEMVQNMSDGSVIVDVAIDQGGIFETSDHVTTHDDPTYTKHGVLHYSVANMPGAVPRTSTIGLTNVTVPYALQLANFGVETAFQNNESLLKGVNTWKGIVTHQGVANAHEMNYVDPHTLLEL; this comes from the coding sequence ATGAATATCGGAGTACCAAAAGAGATAAAAAACAATGAAAATAGGGTGGCCATGGCTCCGTCTGGTGTATTAACATTAACAAAGGCTGGTCATCAAATTTTCATGGAAACAAATGCAGGTTTAGGCTCAGGTTTTTCTGATGAGCAATACGTAAATGCTGGGGCTACCATTGTTTCAAGCCCGAAAGAAGCATGGTCACAAGAAATGGTAATGAAAGTAAAAGAGCCTTTACCAGAAGAATATAGTTATTTTTATGAAGGTCAAATTTTATTTACATATTTGCATTTAGCTGCAGAAGCAGAATTAACGAAGGAACTAGTTAATAAAAAAGTAACTGCAATTGCTTATGAGACAGTGCAATTACCAAATAATACATTGCCGCTTTTAACACCTATGAGTGAAGTAGCTGGGAAGATGGCTTCACAAATCGGCGCTCAGTTTCTAGAGAAAACAAAAGGTGGAAAAGGTATTCTGTTAAGCGGAATTCCTGGCGTCAGACGTGCCAAAATCACTATTATTGGTGGTGGAGTTGTTGGAACAAACGCGGCCAAAATAGCTGTCGGTTTAGGAGCAGATGTAACTCTAATTGATTTAAATCCAGAACGTTTACGACAGCTTGATGATATTTTTGGTTTCTCGATTAATACGATGATGTCGAATCCAATGAATATAAGTCTTGCTTTAGCTGAGTCGGATCTTGTCATAGGAGCCGTGCTAATCCCTGGAGCGAAAGCACCAAAATTAGTAACGGAAGAAATGGTACAAAATATGTCTGATGGGTCTGTCATTGTAGATGTAGCTATTGATCAAGGAGGAATATTTGAGACGAGTGATCATGTGACTACGCATGATGACCCAACTTATACGAAGCATGGTGTCTTACATTACTCGGTAGCTAATATGCCAGGAGCTGTTCCTAGAACGTCTACTATTGGGTTGACGAATGTCACTGTGCCATATGCTTTGCAATTGGCTAACTTTGGAGTCGAGACCGCTTTTCAAAATAACGAATCACTCTTAAAAGGGGTAAATACATGGAAAGGAATTGTAACTCATCAAGGTGTCGCAAATGCTCATGAAATGAACTATGTCGACCCACACACATTACTTGAGTTGTAA
- the ytrI gene encoding sporulation membrane protein YtrI: MHIPPYHKKVTWQRFFVGVMVGGVIAYCILLYMYGTMYEDLIIRTNHMQSEISQLRNQNESLLADNDELNEKSVKQVAIESISFTVENTEELRIDRLIAGKLEELVQEELKHIIGKDLSIIAESDSLIVASLENKTFTVEEFDYTLSVNKLIISNNIKIMANAKRSA; the protein is encoded by the coding sequence ATGCACATTCCTCCATATCATAAAAAAGTGACATGGCAACGTTTTTTTGTAGGAGTAATGGTTGGAGGGGTAATAGCCTATTGTATCTTGCTTTATATGTACGGAACAATGTATGAAGATCTAATTATCCGAACGAATCATATGCAAAGTGAAATAAGTCAATTAAGGAATCAAAATGAATCACTTCTTGCCGATAATGACGAACTTAATGAAAAATCAGTAAAGCAAGTTGCTATTGAATCCATCTCATTTACGGTCGAAAATACAGAAGAATTACGAATAGATCGCTTAATTGCAGGTAAATTAGAAGAACTGGTACAAGAGGAATTAAAACATATTATAGGGAAAGATTTATCTATAATTGCTGAAAGTGATAGCTTAATTGTAGCTTCATTAGAAAATAAAACATTTACTGTTGAAGAGTTTGATTACACTCTTTCCGTTAACAAACTCATTATCTCTAATAATATCAAAATAATGGCTAATGCCAAACGTTCAGCATAG